A stretch of Chionomys nivalis chromosome 2, mChiNiv1.1, whole genome shotgun sequence DNA encodes these proteins:
- the Hes6 gene encoding transcription cofactor HES-6 isoform X3, which translates to MSPPLAPSRDRAGHEDEDRWEGRGDRKARKPLVEKKRRARINESLQELRRLLAGTEVQAKLENAEVLELTSGSSCRRKQASASLLATFNACMRCTRSCPRAKPSMPPSLLNS; encoded by the exons ATGTCTCCGCCACTGGCGCCCAGCCGGGACCGTGCAGGCCACGAGGATGAGGATCGCTGGGAAGGACGGGGGGACCGCAAG GCCCGGAAGCCCCTAGTGGAGAAGAAGCGGCGCGCGCGGATCAACGAGAGTCTGCAGGAGCTGCGGCGGCTGCTGGCCGGCACCGAG GTGCAGGCCAAGCTAGAGAACGCCGAAGTGCTGGAACTGACG AGCGGGAGCAGCTGCAGGCGGAAGCAAGCGAGCGCTTCGCTGCTGGCTACATTCAATGCATGCATGAGGTGCACACGTTCGTGTCCACGTGCCAAGCCATCGATGCCACCGTCTCTGCTGAACTCCTGA
- the Hes6 gene encoding transcription cofactor HES-6 isoform X2 has product MSPPLAPSRDRAGHEDEDRWEGRGDRKVQAKLENAEVLELTVRRVQGALRGRAREREQLQAEASERFAAGYIQCMHEVHTFVSTCQAIDATVSAELLNHLLESMPLREGSSFRDLLGDSLAGLPGGPGRSSWPPGSPLSSPPGPGDDLCSDLEEVPEAELNRVSAEGSEIVPTTLGSLTAARLAQSVWRPW; this is encoded by the exons ATGTCTCCGCCACTGGCGCCCAGCCGGGACCGTGCAGGCCACGAGGATGAGGATCGCTGGGAAGGACGGGGGGACCGCAAG GTGCAGGCCAAGCTAGAGAACGCCGAAGTGCTGGAACTGACGGTTCGGCGCGTGCAGGGCGCGCTGCGGGGCCGGGCTCGAG AGCGGGAGCAGCTGCAGGCGGAAGCAAGCGAGCGCTTCGCTGCTGGCTACATTCAATGCATGCATGAGGTGCACACGTTCGTGTCCACGTGCCAAGCCATCGATGCCACCGTCTCTGCTGAACTCCTGAACCACCTGCTAGAGTCCATGCCACTACGCGAGGGTAGCAGCTTCCGGGATCTGCTAGGGGACTCCCTAGCTGGGCTGCCTGGAGGCCCTGGGAGGAGCAGCTGGCCTCCAGGGTCCCCATTGTCCAGTCCCCCAGGTCCCGGGGATGACCTGTGTTCTGACCTAGAGGAGGTCCCAGAGGCTGAACTAAATCGAGTGTCTGCTGAGGGGTCGGAAATTGTACCTACAACCTTAGGCAGCCTGACAGCAGCTCGCTTGGCCCAGAGTGTGTGGAGGCCTTGGTGA
- the Hes6 gene encoding transcription cofactor HES-6 isoform X1 produces the protein MSPPLAPSRDRAGHEDEDRWEGRGDRKARKPLVEKKRRARINESLQELRRLLAGTEVQAKLENAEVLELTVRRVQGALRGRAREREQLQAEASERFAAGYIQCMHEVHTFVSTCQAIDATVSAELLNHLLESMPLREGSSFRDLLGDSLAGLPGGPGRSSWPPGSPLSSPPGPGDDLCSDLEEVPEAELNRVSAEGSEIVPTTLGSLTAARLAQSVWRPW, from the exons ATGTCTCCGCCACTGGCGCCCAGCCGGGACCGTGCAGGCCACGAGGATGAGGATCGCTGGGAAGGACGGGGGGACCGCAAG GCCCGGAAGCCCCTAGTGGAGAAGAAGCGGCGCGCGCGGATCAACGAGAGTCTGCAGGAGCTGCGGCGGCTGCTGGCCGGCACCGAG GTGCAGGCCAAGCTAGAGAACGCCGAAGTGCTGGAACTGACGGTTCGGCGCGTGCAGGGCGCGCTGCGGGGCCGGGCTCGAG AGCGGGAGCAGCTGCAGGCGGAAGCAAGCGAGCGCTTCGCTGCTGGCTACATTCAATGCATGCATGAGGTGCACACGTTCGTGTCCACGTGCCAAGCCATCGATGCCACCGTCTCTGCTGAACTCCTGAACCACCTGCTAGAGTCCATGCCACTACGCGAGGGTAGCAGCTTCCGGGATCTGCTAGGGGACTCCCTAGCTGGGCTGCCTGGAGGCCCTGGGAGGAGCAGCTGGCCTCCAGGGTCCCCATTGTCCAGTCCCCCAGGTCCCGGGGATGACCTGTGTTCTGACCTAGAGGAGGTCCCAGAGGCTGAACTAAATCGAGTGTCTGCTGAGGGGTCGGAAATTGTACCTACAACCTTAGGCAGCCTGACAGCAGCTCGCTTGGCCCAGAGTGTGTGGAGGCCTTGGTGA